The DNA sequence aaaaagaataaataagtaaaacaagcacgAGGGGATAACTATCAGTATAAGAAGTGATCTTTTTCTCTCCCCCCTCTAGCTTACAAGGATttcccttttatagaagagggtcattatcaaaaaataataaaataaaacatgtagtggaagacccatgatgacttgtctcttccttgattcccgtcaagattctctctcttggtgtggttgcaacggctcttgtctgtgagctcgatactagctcgaactcgttactgggttggccccttcggtcttggatcgagttcgaccttcgagatgggcgtcgcgcatttccgacctcgaagcagtgccttgcggatcgattcggtcacgggctcgataggattatcgagccgcctcctcgagcgaccttcgggctcgaggtcCGTTAGTACCGACCttagagctcactcccaaaatctcattctgACTTCTTAatactcgaactcgatcgaacgtaggaaggccgaaatctatttcgaccgtatacagatagtcccctcgtttctcggaaaaggatgtggcgagaaacgatatgatttttcagcagctcgatcagatatacactgatatttttatgtgatgatttcCCAGCAGTTCGATCAGTTATACACTGATATTTTTATctatcccgaccatgacgtatgtaatgctcgatcatcttatgcgtctttatagtccccgactttatcgaggatacCCAAATTGTTTCTTCCCTGGTGGgaattgccagttaccttcggtccttggtgactgAAGAAGAttaatcagtgatgaatgcggagGGGCTTCCTatcttttcaacgaggcccaacatgcttcgAATCGGATAACTTTTGATGGCGTTTTCGCCGCTTCTGTACAAAAAATTTGTAAATACAAATCTTTTTTTTTAAAGAGAAAtggcctttcaaactaaatagacaatttgaatttaaatctctATTGCTTTCGGGCTTCGTGAGTAGTCCATTTTGCTTTATCGGACTCGAGCGtccttcagcttaaatagtcaagtgtttgttttaattcgaagaaatgagtagttttgctcgaaataatgtaacccgtaggcgtaatagtcgagcgagtgatggcccgaactcgaaataaaggtagcccgtaggcttagcaatcgaatgaatgattcgaactcgatgcaatgtagcccgtaggcttaatggtcgagtgagtgattgctcgaactcaaaataaaggtagcccataggcttggtaatcgagtgaatgattcgaactcgatgcaatgtagcccgtaggcttaatggtcgagtgagtgattgctcgaactcgaaataaaggtagcccgtaggcttggcaatcgagtgaatgattcgaactcgatgcaatgtagcccgtaggcgtaatagtcaaagtagcccgtaggcttaatggtcgagtgagtgattgctcgaactcgaaataaaggtagcctgtaggcttggcaatcgagtgaatcattcgaactcgatgcaatgtagcccgtaggcttaatggtcgagtgagtgattgctcgaactcgaaataaaggtagcccataagcttagcaatcgagtgaatgattcgaactcgatgcaatgtagcccgtaggcataatagtcaaagtagctcgtaggcttaatggtcgagtgagtgattgctcgaactcaaaataaaggtagcccataggcttggcaatcgagtgaatgattcgaactcgatgcaatgtagcccgtatgcgtgatagtcaaagtagcctgtaggcttaatagtcgagtgagtgattgctcgaactcgaaataaaggttgcccgtaggcttggcaattgATCGAATGATTCggactcgatcctgtttgcataataaatcttgaacatagaatatcggtaaagaagagagctTTCTTTGCAGGTCATTACacatgggttcatgttttgcgCCAGGGCTCGGGCCAGCTATAtaagcatggttcattttgaccgtttggcccttacaacgtttcccgttgagacactgtttgtcatgaaataacgaagtaacttcctttgcaccgaacttaATAAGCATcacagatgcgttcaatgataaagcccacatgtgtacgaggttgattttaaagaggcctcggatactcaacagtagtatcgtttccgctatatggctggtatcgatctctggtcgacttttgctttttcgtaatggtcctagaagtcaactggtcatcttcgactcttattttggattgatatcgattgtgcacatcggtccaagtaatagctgggtactcgatcagattttgcttcagccgccgcGAAGCCCTCGAGCTCCGctcatttagaccttgagtgaaagcttgaacaacccaatcgtctgtgactggtgacAGATCCATTCGTTTCATTTGAAAACgagctacgaactcccttagcatctcattatccttttgCATTACCTTGAACAtgtccgactttctggtttcgacctttattgctccggcatgagcttttacgaagcaatccgtaagcatagcaaaagaatcaatggagttagatggtaaattatgataccatatcattgcccattttgacagggtttcaccgaattttttcaataatacagattcgatctcatcatcttccaaatcattgcccttgatggcacacgtgtagtaGTGATGTGCTCGtcggggtcggtcgttccgttatatttgggtatttcgggcatacggaattttttggagATTGGTTTTGGGgttgcactcgagggaaaaggcttttgaatgaatttttccgaatctagcccttttatcattggtggagcccccgggatctggtcgaccctggaattatatgtttctactttcttatcgttggcttcgactcgttttgtgagttcctcgagcaatttagtaatttcgggagtagtccccgattcttgctcatttggcttctctatggctggttccgttctgtgggtgacttcacgaagcggattgggctccggcctgctttgtacctgagtttggctctgcaactgagctatcgctatttgctgggcttgcaacatctcgaagataatccgtaagctgactccgatctcctccacgctatgggtgtctcgagctacggatcgagtaccaccCTGAATGCTcatttccggttcggaacgctgattcgcctctagagctatttgtgaattgacatccaatgatacttcggctcgaattttgggtgcttcgattcgagcctcagcgccctcatcgagtggccttccggccccgggtgccaagttattggtttcatattgaaggccggcttcatggtcgataggtgaagccattgctgatttgaagttgcaagTTGGCGTGTACTTTAGGTTCATATCAaacgatcactgttacccttagtcccacggtgggcgccaaactgtttaccgaaaAAATCAGATAACATTAGATTTgtggatggttctaaggatatgcgatacaatttgatataaatcgtgtacagaaatggaaatatgtgtattgttgactgtaagaacgaaaataataagcaaaaggaataaataagtaaaacaagcacgAGGAGATAACTATCAGTATAAGATGTCATCTTTTTCTCCCCCCCCccagcttacaaggattccccttttATAAAAGAGGGTCattatcaaaaaataataaataaaacatgtagtggaagacccatgatgacttgtctcttccttgattcccgccaagattctctctcttggtgtggttgcaacggctcttgtctgtgagctcgatactagctggaactcgttactgggttggccccttcggtcttggatcgagttcgaccttcgagatgggcgtcgcgcatttccgacctcgaagcagtgccttgcgaatcgattcggtcacgggcacgataggattatcgagccgcctcCTCGAGCGATCTTCGGGCTCGAGGTCCGTTAGTACCGACCttagagctcactcccaaaatctcattctgACTTCTTaacattcgaactcgatcgaacgtaggaaggctgaaatctatttcgaccgtatacagagcTTAATTACAAAAATATCTAAACCAACTATTTATACTACCACTAACACAGCTAACTACCTAACAGACTCAGTTACAAACTTATATTCGGTACACATCAGCCCCTCAACTTATGGTATATTTTAATTGACCTTTTCTTTCCCGGTTTCTGATCAACCTTTACTATGTTCTTTTTTTTCCAAACTGTGGAAAATAATTCTGATTTGTAAAGAGACTAAATAAGTATTGGTACTCCAGTTCTGTCGCTAGCATAGTTTCTAGAGTCGGTCAGTAATAGTTTTAACACAATTGAAGAGTTGTTTAAAAGAGTTAGTATGTATCTCGCATTTTAAAATTgatcgaaaaaaataaaaatttgtcaTAATTTGGATCTCTTTTTCTCAGATAATGCATGTGATGATCGATCCACGATATTGTGCAATTTGAAGATGGCTATATTTTATTGAACATCACATAGTTCACTATTTAAAAAAATTGTACgcaaattgtttttttttttttcttttttctaataCACGCAAATTGGTTTACTATATGCATTTTCATCTTGGGAGTGTAGTCAGGTAGAAATTGTACAACTAAAATTATTGATTTCTCTTTGGTATTTAGCACATTGAAATGCATAAAATGCATAGTACTGAAAATCCTTTGTTCAATCGGGTAGCTATTACTGTTTAAGCTAGCATCTTTTAAGATGTTAACTATAATTATATGTTGTTTGATCATTAAAAAGTTCGCCCtaattaaaaataatatgctAAAGTTTAAATTCAATAGACCTAAGACACCTCATATACGTGTACCTAACATAATATAAACAATGCAAGACGTGTTCAAAGCTTTCACAAATGTTAGAATATCTCACATTAGTTGACTAAATAAGTTGTTACATTTCTTTATATGGTCGTAGACTATCCTTACCTCAAATGTCAAATgtcaaagaaagaaaacatatCTGCAAAGGCAAATCCGCGAGTACGCAAAATTACTGCAGTTCGCAAAGCTGGCAGTTATCTCTTTTAACGAGACTCAAGTTTTTAAGTGTTAGAATCTTGTAATCAGAGGCGGACCTATGTGTTATAGTGAGAGGTCACCGGACCCCATAAGCTTCGGCATAAATCTTGTATATGTATATACAATGGTAAATTTAAAGCGCTTGGCATCCTAAACATTAAAAGCCTTTAGGGGGCACTGCATGTGATGGTTGAGCAGAATATTGTGCCCCGTCGCGTAAAGATTCTGGGTCCACCTCTGCATGTGATTTTTAAGGTTCTTTAATTTGCAATAGAAATTTCTCTACTGTAGTAAGGAGCATTATTGAGACATTTACAAAGGAAAGATAGAAGTAAGCAATGAATCTCAAAAAAGAAAGACACTTGCTCAAATCCAAATCCTCATGTAAAATCATGAAAAATTAAAATCTTGAATAATAGGTGCCAAGTTTTGCATAGAGGATGCAAGACTTACACAACTTCACCTCTCTCTAAGAAAAAGAGAAGACAGAACAACTACAATTTTTTGGAAAATAAAATGGAGGGACTATATATACATCAATAACAGTTGCTCAGGCATTTGAAGATGCTGTCAAAGCATATAAAACTAGCAGAGGGCTAAAGGAGGACGCCTAGAACGTCATACAGAAGAAATGGGCTGATCTTGATAGCCAAACTGTCGATTGTTTCTAATACATTGAATAAAGGAACACCTACAGTTACATTCTAGCAAGTGCCACTTACCCGAAATCTCTCTAGCACCAGCTCATCCATCTAGAATAAGAAGTCAAGCAAACAATGCTGCTGGCTCCTTGGACGATCTACTAATCCCATTATCATACCGTTTGAAAGTTGTATCCTGAGGGGAAGTGCAGGTAATACAGTAAATTATAGAGCACCATTATCATGCTCACCATCAATCATCTAATTGCAGTTTATCGGCTAAGAATTAGTGAcaaatatcaaaccaacaatacATTCGTCGATTAATGTATTTTATTTGCTCATCCTGCCCAATAAAGGAGAAGAAGGGAACAACAAGGGCAGAGGAAGAGCGTTTTATCATGTTGTGTTTGAGAATGATTCATATATACAAATACATAGAAACCATGTGATAAACTGAGTTTCTTTATTCCATATCTAGAGAAGTGCTTTTTTTTTTATGAGTCTGTTGTTTCCGCAAGATTAACATGCTATATATGAGAAGGAATTTACCTCACTGTCCTCCCAAATTGCCCCAACACACTTGGAAAAGCTAATGCTAGCACTTCTTAGCAAGCAGCGTGCAGTGTTGCTTGTTGTACTAAGCTCTACATTTTCATTACTAGTGTCAGCTTTGTTAAGCTCGTGTGACTTTGGGGGGCTTGGAAGGCATCTATGAGCAACAGTTGCTTCAACATGCCTTTCAAATTCACCATCGTGATCAGTTTCCTCGTCTATTGAAACATAGACCCGCTCTCTGTAGAAAAAATTTAATGAGGCTATTTGAGTAAGCACACTTTATCAGACACTACTAATAAGCTCTTAAGTATGAAATCTTTAATATCAGGGTCAACTAACCTAGGCAAGGAGGCATATCGCCTTGGATGGAGAACATTTTTTCCACCTTTGTCATAGTGCCCCTCAAGTAGGTCAAATTGTTCCTTAAAGCAATCGACCCCACTATATATATGCACATCGAACATCATGTTAGCATAGCATAAAAAATATAGCTAAATACATGCAGCAGAAACAGGGAAGACTTCAGAAGTAAAGATCATGAGAATTGTTAGAGAACCTCTCTTCAGTAAGATGGCGAAAGCAAAGCAAAAGCTACCATCATTCTGATTCTGAAGGTAAGTATATTGAGTCACTTAAGCTTCTTTAGACCTATTTAAGCGTTATCAAATCGGACCAAGTAAAGGGCAGTATAATAGAAGACTCAAGATATAATTAGCCTACCTATGTTCTTGTTATGGGTTGAAAAAGTTGGATCATGATATTGATCCAGACAGAACAAAATTGCTTAGTCATCCCTAAAATTCATCTAAACTAGCAATTCTCTGGTCAACCTAAACAGGTTCAATGGTGAAGCTCTTCcgggaaaaaaaggaaaagaaaactaAATAATATATCCTCCCATATCAGGAATGTGATGATTGAGTCAAAATGATTACTTGTAAGATTATAGGATAGTTATTAAAGTCACATAGTGTTGCGCATTGTGTAACTTATATATTCCAGACTAACAAGTAAAATGCATAACTACTTCAATGACATCATTATCAGAATGAAAAGCTAAGACATAGCTATACAACTTAATGCAGATTGTATTTGATAATGATCATAGCAAAGCATGGTAACTGAATCTGCCCGATAGAAGATGCTTATGTGTCAATACTAGGGATAGAATTTGGAATTATTCTCGAAGTTGACCCAGATGGAGCACACAAAACACTGCTTCATGCATGAGCCCTGGCCATAGTTGCAACCGCAAGCAATCCACTGGTTCTATAGGTAAAAGGATCACTTCTCAACACAATTTCTTAAGCTAATAGCTACATGACCATCCACTGTTTATTTCTGTGCAACAGAAATATTGTTTAGTTGAATGGTAAGAACTTTTAAACTTGTCTGTCTTCTAATGTTCACTAATGTATCTATCCTATTCCTCATATGGAATACCTTAGGACTTAAATATTGCTAGTGAAGTCACGCCAATATCATCTTATGTCAGAAAAGCAGGCAGGATTTCTCAAGTTAGCCTGCCTCATCACTAATTTTACATCCGTAGAACCATGATGAAGATCTGATTATTTACTGCATGACATACTAACAGTTAATTTATAAGACATGCACAAAACGTAGGTTCAATACGCCATAAGTATTTGTATCACATAGTTACTCAACAAAATGCCAGGTTAACACATGGACTGAATTATATTCAGTATTGATGGTACTAATTTCAATTGCATTGCATGGATGATTGGATGAAAATGTTTATTTTTAATGCATGATAACTAAGACATATGTGCTAAAACAAAGGAATTAGTTTGTTGTTAGCATGTGAACAAAAAGCAGACATGGACAATTTCACAAGATCATACCAATGAGTTAAATCGTTAGAAAGAACTAGTTCTCGGTCATAGCCACCAACGACTATGGACAAATAAGGAGAAGTGTTGGCAGTACCTTGGATACAAAAAGCTGGTATTGTCAGTGCCATGAAGATACTCCTGCAGCATCTGAGGGTGGTACTCCAAAATCTGTGACGGGCAAAATCAATGTTGTAGTACGATGGAGGAGGCACAAAAGAAGGTCAAGAAAAGATATGATGGGTTGCCAACTCATACCTCCCTGTAGATGAGCTCTCTAATATCCTCTTTTGCCAGTTTTCTTCTTTCAAAGTCGAATTCAAATTTTGAAATAGGCCGAGCTGATGGTTCGTGCTCCTTGTTTGCTAAACCACGGAAATATGGATGTGCTAGTGCCTAGAGGGGATTAACATAGgacaatatgagagaaataaaaacTTGCATCATAGGCTCCAATGAGTGTCCAACAATCTACTAAGTCCTACCTCTTCAGCAGAAGGGCGATCTTTGGGGTCAAATGCAATCAAACGCTCAAGTAATCTTAGAGCTAGTGGGTCTATATCTGGGAAATTTTGAGAGAGAGGAATGGGGGATTTATTCTTCATGCTGCTTAAATATCTCCTTGCTTTGTCATTTTTAATCTGCATATATCGGGAAAACGGATCAGATTCATTATACATCACTAGTTTATTAACTTCGACTGAGGAAAGGGAAGGACAAACCCTTGAAATGG is a window from the Nicotiana tomentosiformis chromosome 10, ASM39032v3, whole genome shotgun sequence genome containing:
- the LOC104098877 gene encoding mitogen-activated protein kinase 9, whose protein sequence is MAMPFREFFTEYGEAHQYEIQEVVGKGSYGVVAAAVDTHTGEKVAIKKIDNVLEHVSEATRILREIKLLRLLRHPDIVEIKHILLPPCPREFKDIYVVFELMECDLQHVIKANDSLTPEHYQFFLYQLLRGLKFMHTANVFHRDLKPKNILANADCKLKICDFGLARASFGDTPSAIFWTDYVATRWYRAPELCGSFYSKYTPAVDIWSIGCIFAEMLTKKPLFPGKNVVHQLDLITDLLGSPSTEAISRIKNDKARRYLSSMKNKSPIPLSQNFPDIDPLALRLLERLIAFDPKDRPSAEEALAHPYFRGLANKEHEPSARPISKFEFDFERRKLAKEDIRELIYREILEYHPQMLQEYLHGTDNTSFLYPSGVDCFKEQFDLLEGHYDKGGKNVLHPRRYASLPRERVYVSIDEETDHDGEFERHVEATVAHRCLPSPPKSHELNKADTSNENVELSTTSNTARCLLRSASISFSKCVGAIWEDSEDTTFKRYDNGISRSSKEPAALFA